In Flammeovirgaceae bacterium 311, one DNA window encodes the following:
- a CDS encoding hypothetical protein (COG1376 Uncharacterized protein conserved in bacteria), giving the protein MNKCIAYAIISLTLMFEGIAQQHAPLKLWYTQPARQWVEALPVGNGRLGAMVFGDPLQERIQLNENTVWAGQPHRNDVLGAREALPEVRQMIFEGRYVDAQQLLDRKFFSGVNGMPYQTVGNLKIQFSGQEPYTSYYRELDLEKAVVTTRYRRQGVNYETRVFSSFPDQLIVVHLTADKTGALSFSASMDRPAPYGLSTSGNRELVLLGMGSDHEGIAGGVHFEARVKVVTQGGSVSAGDSALVVTGSNAATLYISIASNFNNYQDISGNARERAAAFLQKAATKGYDEMLADHVKDYQQLFRRVSLDLGVSDAAKNPTDVRVAGFGKGYDPHLVGLYFQFGRYLLIASSRPGGQPANLQGIWNDQLFPAWDSKYTVNINTEMNYWPSELTNLAELHEPLIQMVRELAESGRKTARDMYGARGWVMHHNTDIWRITGPVDGAFWGMWPMGGAWLSQHMFNKWEYSGDKQYLASVYPVLKEASLFYLDFLVQEPEQGWLVVVPSISPENAPLKHPDASVAAGTTMDNQLLFDLFSNTIRAARILSMDDSLVAEISKKLNQLPPMQVGRWGQLQEWLHDWDSPGDRHRHVSHLWGLYPSNQISPYRTPALFQAARTSLEARGDESTGWSMGWKVNLWARLLDGNHALKLIQDQLTPAIQASSGEQGGTYPNLFDAHPPFQIDGNFGCTAGIAEMLLQSHDGALHLLPALPDAWKRGSFKGFRARGGFEVDAAWDGGQLMEVKILAAQGGNCRIRSHVPLTGKGLKIAKGKNLNPFYQEPSIKEPLVSADAVIKEVPLRRVYEYDLATTPGSVFLLKADKK; this is encoded by the coding sequence ATGAATAAATGTATTGCATATGCGATTATAAGTTTGACCCTGATGTTCGAGGGAATTGCACAGCAGCATGCGCCGCTGAAACTTTGGTACACCCAGCCCGCCCGGCAGTGGGTGGAAGCCTTGCCGGTGGGAAACGGCCGCCTTGGTGCCATGGTGTTTGGCGATCCCTTGCAGGAGCGTATCCAGCTCAATGAAAATACCGTTTGGGCCGGGCAGCCACACCGAAACGATGTTCTCGGGGCCAGAGAAGCACTGCCCGAGGTAAGACAAATGATTTTTGAGGGCAGGTATGTTGATGCGCAGCAACTCCTGGACCGGAAGTTTTTTAGTGGCGTAAACGGAATGCCCTACCAGACCGTAGGGAATCTAAAGATCCAATTTTCCGGGCAGGAGCCTTATACCAGCTACTACCGGGAGCTGGATCTTGAAAAGGCTGTGGTAACTACCCGGTACAGGCGGCAGGGAGTAAACTACGAAACTAGGGTATTTTCTTCCTTTCCCGATCAATTGATTGTGGTACATCTTACGGCAGACAAAACCGGTGCCCTCAGCTTTTCGGCCAGTATGGACCGGCCCGCCCCCTATGGCCTTTCCACCAGCGGAAATAGGGAGTTAGTGCTCTTGGGTATGGGCAGCGATCACGAAGGCATCGCAGGGGGTGTACATTTCGAGGCACGGGTGAAAGTGGTCACCCAAGGCGGTTCAGTATCGGCCGGTGATAGCGCTTTGGTGGTAACGGGGTCCAATGCCGCTACCCTTTACATCTCCATTGCCAGCAACTTTAATAATTATCAGGACATCAGCGGCAATGCCCGAGAAAGGGCAGCGGCCTTTCTGCAGAAGGCCGCCACCAAAGGGTATGATGAAATGCTTGCTGATCATGTTAAGGATTATCAGCAGCTTTTCAGGCGGGTGAGCCTGGACTTAGGCGTTAGTGATGCCGCTAAAAATCCTACCGATGTGCGGGTGGCAGGATTTGGCAAAGGGTACGACCCTCATCTGGTAGGTTTGTACTTTCAGTTTGGCCGCTACCTCCTGATTGCATCCTCCAGGCCCGGCGGCCAGCCGGCTAACCTGCAGGGCATCTGGAACGACCAGCTTTTTCCGGCCTGGGATAGCAAGTATACGGTGAACATCAACACTGAAATGAATTACTGGCCATCAGAGCTCACCAATCTTGCAGAGCTGCATGAGCCGCTGATCCAAATGGTAAGGGAGCTTGCGGAGAGCGGACGGAAAACTGCACGGGACATGTACGGGGCTAGGGGATGGGTCATGCACCATAATACCGATATCTGGCGCATAACAGGACCCGTCGATGGTGCCTTTTGGGGCATGTGGCCGATGGGTGGTGCCTGGCTGTCGCAGCATATGTTTAACAAATGGGAGTATTCCGGCGATAAGCAATACCTGGCGTCGGTGTACCCGGTACTCAAAGAAGCTAGCCTGTTTTATCTGGACTTCCTGGTACAGGAACCTGAGCAGGGATGGCTGGTGGTGGTACCTTCCATTTCTCCGGAGAATGCCCCACTAAAACACCCTGATGCATCTGTAGCGGCTGGTACTACTATGGATAATCAGCTGCTTTTCGACCTGTTCAGCAACACCATCCGGGCAGCCCGAATCCTCAGCATGGACGATAGCCTGGTGGCAGAAATCAGCAAGAAATTAAACCAGCTGCCGCCCATGCAGGTAGGGCGCTGGGGCCAGCTGCAGGAGTGGCTGCACGATTGGGACAGCCCCGGGGACCGGCACAGGCATGTATCGCATTTGTGGGGATTGTACCCTTCTAACCAGATTTCTCCTTACCGTACGCCCGCCCTATTTCAGGCGGCCAGAACTTCCCTGGAGGCTAGGGGCGATGAGTCTACCGGCTGGTCGATGGGCTGGAAGGTAAATCTTTGGGCACGACTGCTGGATGGAAATCATGCACTCAAACTCATCCAGGACCAGCTGACGCCTGCTATTCAGGCCAGTTCTGGTGAGCAGGGCGGTACGTATCCGAACCTCTTTGATGCACATCCGCCATTCCAGATCGACGGGAATTTTGGCTGTACCGCCGGTATTGCCGAAATGCTGCTGCAGAGCCACGATGGTGCCCTGCATCTGCTGCCCGCCCTGCCGGATGCCTGGAAAAGGGGAAGTTTCAAGGGTTTCCGCGCCAGGGGAGGTTTTGAGGTGGATGCTGCGTGGGACGGGGGGCAGCTAATGGAAGTAAAGATTCTCGCTGCCCAGGGCGGTAATTGCAGAATTCGTTCCCATGTGCCGCTTACCGGCAAAGGCCTGAAGATAGCCAAAGGGAAGAACCTTAATCCCTTTTATCAGGAGCCTTCGATAAAAGAACCCCTTGTCTCGGCAGATGCAGTCATTAAAGAGGTGCCTCTGAGGCGGGTGTATGAATACGATCTGGCGACTACACCAGGCAGTGTATTCCTATTGAAAGCCGATAAGAAGTAA
- a CDS encoding esterase (COG2382 Enterochelin esterase and related enzymes), giving the protein MKKLMILMCGLLLLVLPTQGQEILKQAPSGFDQVRSGIATGKIDTISYTSKTVGTTRRALLYTPPGYSKKKKYPVLYLLHGIGGDEKEWLNGGNPQVILDNLYAEKKLKPMLVVMPNGRAMQDDRAVGDIFAPDKIEAFSRFEQDLLHDLIPFVEKNYPVLKDRENRAIAGLSMGGGQSLNFGLGNLEKFAWVGAFSAAPNTKKPEELLPNPQEAANKLKLLFISCGDQDNLLGVSQRMHDYLYQNSVPHIYYLEPGGHDFKVWKNGLYLFSQFLFKPVDRSAFSKYTILGAPASTNIRSAAYPQILPDNRVIFRVNAPEADKVQVDLGRKWELEKDSSGTWTVTTDSISRGFHYYSLLLDGVAVADPASETFYGMGRMASGIEIPYQDGGFYALKDVPHGDIRIRRYFSPVTNSWRRMYIYAPPGYDASVAEKYPVLYLLHGGGEDERGWATQGRTDLILDNLIAEGKAKPMLVVMLDGNLGSRNNFQQSLRLFEQELKQAAIPFVESHYRVALGAQNRALAGLSMGGQQTLYAGVRNTDMFAHLGVFSSGWFANNPELSDPEYAFMKEHAATINNNLKSFWISMGGPEDIAYHNCKVMLSKFDERGVKYHYSEYPGGHTWPVWRHDLYQFAPLLFQK; this is encoded by the coding sequence ATGAAAAAACTTATGATACTCATGTGCGGACTTCTGCTGCTGGTGCTTCCCACCCAGGGGCAGGAAATCCTCAAACAGGCACCTTCGGGCTTTGATCAGGTGCGAAGTGGCATCGCCACTGGCAAAATCGACACCATAAGCTATACTTCCAAAACAGTTGGTACCACCCGCAGAGCCCTGCTGTACACGCCCCCCGGCTATTCAAAAAAGAAGAAATACCCGGTGCTGTACCTCTTGCACGGCATTGGCGGCGATGAAAAAGAATGGCTGAACGGGGGTAATCCTCAGGTGATCCTGGACAACCTTTACGCCGAAAAAAAGCTCAAGCCTATGCTGGTGGTAATGCCCAACGGCCGGGCCATGCAAGACGACCGGGCCGTGGGTGATATTTTTGCACCCGACAAGATTGAGGCCTTCAGCCGCTTTGAGCAGGATTTGCTCCATGACCTGATTCCATTTGTGGAAAAGAATTACCCGGTGCTGAAGGACCGGGAAAACCGGGCCATAGCAGGCCTTTCGATGGGCGGCGGCCAATCCCTGAACTTTGGACTGGGTAATCTGGAAAAATTTGCCTGGGTAGGGGCCTTTTCGGCAGCGCCCAACACCAAAAAGCCCGAAGAACTGTTGCCCAATCCCCAGGAGGCTGCAAATAAGCTCAAGCTGCTCTTTATTTCCTGTGGCGATCAAGACAACCTACTTGGCGTAAGCCAGCGTATGCACGACTACCTCTATCAAAACAGCGTACCTCACATTTATTACCTGGAGCCAGGCGGGCACGATTTTAAGGTGTGGAAGAACGGCCTCTACCTGTTCAGCCAGTTTCTGTTCAAGCCGGTTGATCGATCTGCCTTCTCCAAGTACACTATACTGGGAGCACCTGCCAGCACCAACATCCGCTCCGCAGCCTATCCCCAGATCCTGCCCGACAATCGTGTGATTTTCCGTGTGAATGCACCCGAGGCTGATAAGGTCCAGGTAGATCTGGGCCGTAAGTGGGAACTGGAGAAAGATAGCAGCGGCACCTGGACCGTGACCACCGACTCTATCAGCAGGGGTTTTCACTACTACTCCCTGCTGCTGGATGGTGTGGCGGTGGCAGATCCTGCCAGCGAAACCTTTTACGGCATGGGTCGCATGGCCAGTGGTATTGAAATTCCATATCAGGATGGCGGATTTTACGCACTAAAAGATGTGCCCCATGGTGATATTCGCATCAGGCGTTATTTCTCACCCGTGACCAACAGCTGGCGCAGGATGTACATCTACGCACCTCCTGGCTACGACGCCTCGGTAGCTGAAAAATACCCCGTACTCTACCTGCTGCACGGCGGTGGCGAAGACGAGCGGGGATGGGCTACCCAGGGCCGCACCGACCTGATCCTGGATAATCTGATTGCAGAAGGCAAAGCCAAACCCATGCTGGTGGTGATGCTGGATGGTAACCTGGGTTCGCGGAATAACTTTCAACAGTCCTTGCGTCTTTTTGAGCAGGAGCTGAAGCAGGCGGCCATTCCCTTTGTGGAAAGCCATTACCGCGTGGCACTCGGCGCCCAAAACCGTGCCCTGGCCGGCCTGTCAATGGGCGGCCAGCAAACCCTCTACGCCGGTGTCCGCAATACCGACATGTTTGCCCACTTGGGGGTGTTTAGCTCGGGATGGTTTGCCAACAACCCGGAGCTAAGCGATCCGGAGTACGCTTTCATGAAGGAGCATGCGGCCACGATCAACAATAATCTGAAGTCTTTCTGGATATCCATGGGTGGCCCCGAAGACATTGCCTACCACAACTGCAAAGTGATGCTCTCAAAATTCGACGAGAGGGGGGTGAAGTACCACTACAGCGAGTACCCCGGCGGACATACCTGGCCTGTTTGGCGGCACGATCTGTATCAATTTGCGCCCCTGTTGTTCCAAAAATAA
- a CDS encoding alpha-L-arabinofuranosidase (COG3534 Alpha-L-arabinofuranosidase), whose translation MANTFMPCAGIHLSEKKLKPAKTTNQRMKKIFSSGLLLLCSLLGYAQTTITLNAKGADQTINRHIYGHFAEHLGRSIYGGFYVGEDNTKIPHVNGVRKDVIAALKDLNIPNLRWPGGCFADTYHWKDGIGPKDQRPTIVNTWWGGVTENNSFGTHDFLNLCELLETEPYLAGNVGSGSVQEMMDWVQYTNSKEGNPMAKLRQENGRAEPWQVKYWGIGNEPWGCGGNMDAEFYANFYKQYATYLAGGYMEGGIYRIASGPAGDDYNWTEVLMKKIPLSLMEGIALHHYAVTDWNAKGPSTTFDEKQYFGTMKQALLMNELVEKHSAIMDKYDPEKKIGLVVDEWGGWYEVEPGTNPGFLYQQNTMRDAMIAGATLNIFNNHSERVRMANLAQTVNVLQAVILTDEEKMLLTPTYHVMEMYKVHQDATLLPLQLNSADYQLGDEKLKAIWASASRNKEGKTHISLVNVHASKAQETTIDIKGASYKRLSGRILSAKRLQDHNTFENPNLITPKAFKDARLKGNTLTVKVPPFSVIVLALE comes from the coding sequence ATGGCAAATACTTTCATGCCCTGTGCAGGAATCCATCTTTCCGAAAAAAAACTCAAACCAGCTAAAACTACTAATCAAAGGATGAAAAAAATATTCTCTAGTGGCCTTTTACTTCTTTGCAGCCTGCTTGGCTACGCACAAACCACCATTACGCTAAATGCGAAAGGAGCCGACCAAACCATTAACCGCCACATTTACGGCCACTTTGCCGAGCACCTGGGGCGCAGTATCTACGGCGGCTTTTATGTGGGCGAAGACAATACCAAAATACCGCATGTGAATGGGGTACGTAAAGATGTGATCGCTGCCCTTAAGGACTTGAATATCCCCAACCTGCGCTGGCCGGGCGGTTGCTTTGCCGATACCTACCACTGGAAAGATGGCATTGGCCCGAAAGATCAGAGGCCTACCATTGTAAATACCTGGTGGGGCGGCGTTACCGAAAACAACAGTTTTGGTACCCACGACTTCCTGAACCTTTGCGAGCTGCTGGAAACCGAGCCTTACCTTGCCGGCAATGTTGGCAGCGGCAGCGTGCAGGAAATGATGGACTGGGTACAGTACACCAACTCCAAGGAGGGGAATCCTATGGCGAAACTGCGGCAGGAAAACGGCCGGGCCGAACCCTGGCAGGTGAAATACTGGGGCATTGGTAACGAACCCTGGGGTTGCGGTGGCAACATGGACGCAGAATTTTATGCCAATTTCTACAAACAGTACGCCACCTACCTGGCTGGAGGCTACATGGAAGGAGGTATCTACCGCATTGCTTCCGGACCTGCCGGCGATGACTATAACTGGACAGAGGTGCTGATGAAGAAAATACCTCTTTCGCTCATGGAAGGGATTGCCCTGCACCACTATGCCGTAACCGACTGGAATGCCAAAGGCCCCTCTACCACCTTCGACGAAAAACAGTATTTCGGCACCATGAAGCAGGCACTCCTGATGAACGAGCTGGTAGAGAAGCACAGCGCCATCATGGATAAGTACGACCCGGAGAAAAAAATTGGCCTGGTGGTAGATGAATGGGGCGGCTGGTACGAAGTTGAGCCCGGTACCAATCCTGGATTCCTGTACCAGCAAAACACCATGCGCGATGCCATGATTGCCGGTGCTACACTCAACATCTTCAACAACCACAGCGAGCGGGTGCGCATGGCCAACCTGGCCCAAACCGTGAATGTGCTGCAGGCCGTGATCCTGACCGATGAGGAAAAAATGCTGCTCACCCCTACTTACCATGTAATGGAAATGTACAAGGTGCACCAGGATGCCACGCTGCTGCCCCTGCAGCTGAATTCTGCAGATTACCAGCTGGGTGACGAGAAATTGAAGGCCATCTGGGCGTCGGCTTCCCGTAACAAGGAGGGCAAAACCCACATCAGCCTGGTGAATGTACATGCCAGCAAGGCACAGGAGACCACTATCGACATCAAAGGGGCCAGCTACAAAAGGCTGAGCGGCAGAATACTGAGTGCTAAAAGGCTTCAGGACCACAACACCTTCGAAAACCCGAATCTGATCACACCAAAAGCTTTCAAAGATGCCCGGCTCAAAGGAAATACCCTTACCGTAAAAGTACCTCCCTTTTCAGTGATAGTACTGGCGCTGGAATAG